A region of the Mesoterricola sediminis genome:
AGTTGCGCATCCGGTTGCGGACGATGAAGTCCTGGACGTCGCCCATCATCTTCAGGGCGAACTCGATGGAGAAGATGCAGGTGTTCTGGGCCTGGTCCTCCTTGAGGATGTCGGCCTGGACCGTGCCGCGCAGCGCCGCCAGGGACGCCTCGCGCACCTGGGCCTCCTCCACGGGGGTGAGGGGGCCCTCGGCGCGGCGCTTCTCCAGCTGCTGGTCGACGGCCGCGTTGAAGAACATGGCCAGGATGACGGGGGCCGGCCCGTTGATGGTCATGGACACGGAGGTGGCCGGGTCGCAGAGGTCGAAGCCCTGGAAGAGCCGCTTCATGTCGTCCAGGGTGGCCACGCTCACCCCGCTCTCGCCGATCTTCCCGTAGATGTCGGGGCGCTCGTGCGGGTCCTCCCCGTAGAGGGTCACCGAGTCGAAGGCCGTGGAGAGGCGGCGGGAGGCGTCGCCCTGGCAGAGGAAGTGGAACCGGCGGTTGGTGCGCTCCGGGCCGCCCTCGCCGGCGAACTGGCGCTTGGGATCCTCGTCGGTGCGGCGGAAGGGGAAGACGCCGGCGGTGAAGGGGAAGCTCCCGGGAACGTTCTCCAGCCGGAGGAAGCGCACCAGGTCGCCGTAGCGGTCCGTGGCGGGCAGCTCCACCTTGCGCACGGGGGTTCCCGCCAGGGAGGTCACCGTCAGGGGGACCTTCACCTCCCGGTCCCGCACCGCGTAGGTGAAGGCGTCGCCCCCGTAGGCGGCCTTCAGGGCCTCCCAGCGCGCCAGGAGGCGCTCCCCCTCGGGGCCAAGGTCCGCCCGGGCGCGGGCGGCGGCCGCCGCCGCCTCGGGCACCTCCGCCGCGGCCGTCTCCAGGGCCTGGAGGCGGTCCGCCTTGGCGGCGAGGGCCTCGGTGTCCCGGTGGTAGGCGCGCACGGCGGAGACGATCTCCTGGAGGTAGCGGGCCCGACCGAAGGGGACGATGGGGGCGGCCCGGTCACTGGAGAAGGCGAGGGGGCCCGGATCGGGGAGGGCGGAGGCCAGCGGCAGGCCGTGGTCCTCCCGGAGGCGGGCCAGGAGGTCCAGGTAGAGGCGGTCCACCCCCGGATCATCGAAATGGCCGGCCACCGTGCCGTACACGGGCAGGGCCTCGTCCGGCACCTGGGCGGGGAGGCCCCGGTTCCGGCGCACCTGGCGCCGGACCGCATGGAGGGCGTCCTCGCTGCGCTTGTCCTCGAACTTGTTGACCACCACGAGGCGGGCGAAGTCCAGCATGTTGATCTTCTCGAGCTGGGTCCCGGCGCCGAAGTCGCTCGTCATGACGTACACGGGCAGGTCCGACATCTCCGTGATCTCGGTATCCGCCTGGCCGATGCCGCTCGTCTCCACCAGCACGAGGCTGGCCCCGGCCGCCTGGAGGACGGCTGCGCCCGCCCGCACCCGCGCCGCCAGGTCCGGGCCGCCGGCCACGCTGCGGAAGAAGACCCGGGGATCCGAGGCCGTGCCCATGCGGAGGCGGTCCCCCAGGAGGGCCCCGCCGGAGGCCTTGCGGGTGGGATCGATGGCGAGCACGGCCACGCGCAGGTCCGGATGGTCCAGGAGGAGCCTGCGGACCAGTTCATCCACCAGGGAACTCTTGCCCGCCCCGCCGGTGCCCGTGAACCCGATGACCGGGCAGCGCGAGCCGGGAGCGGGGGGCTCCCCGCCGTCCAGGGCCGCGCCGAGGGCCCGGGCCAGGCCCGGCCGGTCCGACCAGGCCGCCGCGGGACGGGGGCGCGGTTCCGGCGACCGGGCCCGGCCCAGCAGGTCGGCGATCATGCCGTCCACCCCCAGGCGCATGCCGTCGTCCGGCGTGTAGATCTTCTCCACCCCCGCGGCCTCCAGGGCCGCCGCCTCCGCGGGAAGGATGACCCCGCCCCCGCCGCCGAAGACCCGCACGTGCCCCGCCCCCGCCTCCCGCAGCCGGCGGGCGAGGTAGGTGAAGAAATCCACGTGGCCGCCCTGGTACGAACTGACGCACACCGCGTCCGCGTCCTCCTCCACCGCGGCCTTCACGATCTCGTCCACGCCCCGGTTGTGGCCCAGGTGGACCACCTGGGCCCCCTGGGCCACCAGGAGGCGCCGCACCAGGTTGATGGCGGCGTCATGGCCGTCGAAGAGGGCCGCGGCGGTGATGATCCGGATCGGCTGGTCGGTTCCCTTCATGGAGGCTCCGGGGTGGGCGAGACATGTTCTCATTCTCCGTCAGGCCAAGGGAAGCTTCCGGACGGCGTCAGGGCCCCAGGGCCCGGAGGAAGGGCAGGGCTTCCGCGAGGACCGCCGTCCGCGCCTCCAGATGGGGCGCGTGGGCGCAGGCGGGCAACAGGGTGCCGCGGCCACCCGTCGCCGCGGCGATGGCCGCCACCTGGGCCGGCGTGCCGTAGGGGTCCGCCGCGCCCTGGAGGGCCAGCACCGGGGCCCGGACGGCCCGCTGTTCCTCCACGATGGACCAGCCGCGGTGGGCCTCGGAAAGCCAGAGTCCGGCCCAGCCCTCGAACATGGCGTCCAGGCCGGCGCCGTGGTGCCGGGCCAGGCCCCGGCGGAGGCCGCCCTCCCGGTAGGCCTTCAGGGCCGTGGCCACGCCGGTCCGGGTGACCTCCTCCACGAAGACGTGGGCCGCCAGGGTCAGGACTCCCAGGGGCCGGTCCGGGAAACGGGCCGCGAAGCGCAGCGCGAAGGTGCCCCCGTCGCTGTGGCCCACGAGGACCGGGCGAGCGATGCCACAGGCGTCGAGGACGGCGGGCAGGGCGACCTCCGGTTCCGCGTCGAAGTCGGCGCGGGTCTGGGGGCGGGTCCGGGGCTCGGCGCCCCCGTGGCCATAGCGGTCGTACACGAGGGCCGGCCATCCCAGGGCGCCCGCGAGGGCGTCGGGGAAGTCCCGCCACTGGGTGACGCTGCCCAGGGCCTCGTGCAGGAAGACCAGGGTGGGGGCGTCCGGACGAGCTTCCGGTGGCAGAAGCCGCCGGGCCCGCAGCCGGCGGCCACAGGCCTGGAGGGCGAAGGTCTCCGAGGGAAGGGATGGGACGGGAATCACGGGGGGCATTCTGGCACAGCCCGCCCGGGCTTTCACGCCTTACATTCGATCCTTAAATATTGAAATGTCGAATGATCGTGAACCTCAGGCCTCCTGGCGCCTCAGCCAGAGGTTGTAGGCGTACATGCTGGCCGCGGAGCAGAGGCCGATGGCCGCCAGGATGACCCAGCCCGTGGTGGCGGCCCGGGGGTCCAGGCGGAGCAGGCCGTTGGGCAGCTTCTCGGCCCCCCGGCACATGATGCCGTTGAAGAGGTAGGCGCCGGCGGGGCCGCCGATGAGGGCCCCGACCGCCATGGGGATGTTGGCGTAGCCCAGGAAGAGGCCCTCCTGGCCCTTGGGCGCCAGGGAGCCGATGTACTCGTAGAGCCGGGAGGACGCGAAGAGCTCGCCGAAGGCGATCAGGGCCACCGTGAGCACGATGAACAGGGAGCCCATGGGCACGAGGCCCGCCACGGAGGCCGAGACCCCGCCCGCCGCGAAGACCGGCACCAGGTTGATGAGCATGGAGAGCCCGATGATCACCGTGCCCACCACGATGGACTTGATGGGGGCCAGCTTGCCGAAGGTGAGGGTGATCAGCATCTGGAAGCAGACGATGACCAGGGGGTTGGCCATGGTGTACAGGTCCATGGCCGGGGACAGCTCCACCGTGCGCTTCACGTAGAGGGGCAGCAGGTTGTAGACCTGGTTGTAGATGAAGTAGAAGCCGCTGGACACCACGAGGAACATGGTGAAGCGGCCGTTGGCCAGGACCTTGAACATGCCGGCCAGGATGTCGCCGAGGGGGCGGGAGGGTTTGCGCGCGGTGTTGCCCATCTCCACGTCCGGGTCCTTGAAGACCACGAGCACCACGAAGAACGCCACCACCGCGGCGGCCATGGAGACCGCGAAGATGGCGCTCAGGTCGAAGCGGCGCCGGAAGTAGAAGGCCACGCCGCGCCCGACCAGGCTGCCGACGTTGATGATCATGTAGAAGATGCCGAAGCCCAGGGTCTTGCGGGCGCCGGCCGTCTTCTGCACCGTGCCGGCGATGCAGGGCTTCACGATGCTGCCGCCCAGGCCGATCATCACCACCCCGGCGATGATGGGCACGGCGGTGCGCCAGCCCACCGTCACCTCGGCGCTCAGGGTGGGCGAGAGGCGGGCCCCCCCGAACCACACGGGCCAGCCCATGAGGAAGTAGGCCACGGCCAGGAGGACGAAGGCGACGAGGAGGCTCCGCTTGAAGCCGTACTGGTCCGCCAGGGAGCCCGACAGGATGGGCAGGAAGTAGACCAGGAACCACAGGACGCTCGAATTGAGGAAGCTGGGCCAGTACGCGCCGAAGCCCAGCTGGCCCAGGTAGAGGACCACGAAGCTGGCCATGGCGTAGTAGGCGGCCCGCTCGAAAAGTTCGGTGCCGTTGGCGGTCCAGAAGCTGCTCGGGAAGGCGGGTGCCGTCCCGGGGGTCGGGCGCTGCGAAGTCATGGAAGCTCCAGATCGGTACCCGATCAGCTTCGCACGCCCGGGTGGGGCCTTCCAGGGCTCAGTCGGCGGGGGCCGCCGCAGGGGGCAGGGGCCGGGGACCCGCCACGTCCAGGAGGCTCTCCCCCGGCAGGGCCCAGACCCGGGTGAAGGCCGCCGGAGCTGGCAGGTCCAGGGGCGCCAGATCCTCCGCGAGGGCCGGCGCCTGCGCCGGGGCCGGCGAGCTGTCCGGGATCGCCCGGGGCGCGTCCGGAACCTGGAGGGGGGAGAGGCGGAGGCCCAGGAGCTGGTCCACCTGGGCGGCCGTCGTCGGGGACAGGGCCGGGCTGCTGATCTGGGCGGCCGCGGGGTCTGGCCAGGCGTCCAACTGGAAGGCCACCTCCAGGCCCGCGCTGTCCGGGGCCTCGGCCACCCGGATGACCGCGGGGGCCCAGGCTTCCGCCCGGGCCTCCGTGCAGACCACGTCGGCCCGCAGGGCTTCCGGTTGGCCTTCCGCCTCGGCGGGCGCGCAGGCCAGGCGCAGCGCCAGGAGGGACTGCCCTCGCCCGTCCTCCACGAGGAAGCGGGCTTCACCGGTCGCCACCGGCACCGCGTGGACCTCCCCGGGCCGCAGCACCACCTGGCGCGTGGAGCCGCCGGGGCTGGCCGGGGCCGAGAGCGTCCAGGTGCCCTGGGAGCGGTTCACCAGCTGGAAGGTGCCGGCCTGGGCCGGCGCCAGGGCCGCCAGGGCCAGGAGAAACGGGGTGAGCGAACGCGGCATGGACGGTCCTTGGTGCGGGATGCACGCTTCCCTGGATGGCCTCCACCAAATAAAGGTTTCATTTGGTAGGACGCTGGTCACAAATCGGAGGGGCCTATCCGAAATACCCCGGCCCGGATGGTAGGTTCTTGGAAGAGGTGTGCGGTGGCCAAGTCGTCCTGGTTGAAGCCTTTCCCCTGGCGCCACGCCGTGCAGGCGGCCTTCCTGGGCCTCTGCGCGTGGATCGGCGTCGAGTTCCACCTGTTCATGACCTGGTGTGCCGATCCCGCCAACGCCGCCTACGTGCCGCACCCGCCCGGGGCCGAGGCCTTCCTGCCCATCAGCGCCCTGCTCAGCCTCAAGTACTGGATCCTGACCGGCCGGATCTGCGAGCTGCATCCCGCCGGCTTCTTCGTCTTCGTGGCGGTCCTCCTGGTGGCCCTCCTCCTGCGCAAGGCCTTCTGCGCCTGGATCTGTCCCGTGGGCACCCTGGGCGAGCTCCTGGAGCGCCTGGGCGCGCGGATCCTGCCCCGGCGGTTCGCGCCCCCCCGCTGGGTGGACCTGCCCCTGCGGGGCCTCAAGTACCTCCTCCTCGCCTTCTTCGCCTGGACCACCCTCCGCATGGACCTGCCCGCCCTGGGCGCCTTCCTCTACAGCCCCTTCAACGCCGCGGCGGACCTGCGCATGTACGGCTTCTTCGCCCACATCAGCCCGACGACCTTCACCGTGATCGCCCTCCTGGCCCTCCTGGGGCTGGCGGTGGAGAACGCCTGGTGCCGCTACCTCTGCCCCTACGGCGCCCTCCTGGGCCTGCTGGCCTTCGCCAGCCCCCTCAAGATCCGGCGCGAGGCCGCCACCTGCACCGGGTGCCGGAAATGCACGCGCGCCTGTCCCGCCCGGATCCAGGTGCATGCCGTGCGGACCGTGCGCACCGATGACTGCTCCGCCTGCTACCGCTGCGTGGCGGCCTGCCCCGAGAAGGCGACCCTCCGCATGAACGCCCCCGGCGGCCGGGCTGTTCCCACCTGGCTCTTCGCGGTCCTCGTCCTCGCCCTCTTCGGCGGCGTCACCGGCTTCGCCATGGCCACCGGCCAGTGGCGCACCGTGATCACCCCCCAGGACTACCGGCAGCTCTACCTGGAGGACCGGTAGGGGCAGGACCGGGCGGGACCCGCGACGGGGCCTTGCCCCCGGGCAGGGCACGTTGGATATTGAGCGGGGAAAGACCCGGTCAAGTCGTGGTATTCCACCCTCTTGCAATCATTTATTTAAAGTTTTATGTGCAGCCCGCCCCGCCAGATCTGCCATCCGCGGGCAGGAGGGTGCTGTCCACGGCCTCACCGGGGTCTGGGCGGGCCCGCGGGTTATCCTAGGCTCCCAGCCCCATCCCTGACATGCGAGACCTCCGGCGCCGGGCGCCCTCGCCCGAACCTGCCCCAGGTGTTGCATGCGTCCTTTGCCCGGCATCACGCGCCTCCTTGTCCTCGGCCTGACGACGCTTCCGGTGGCCGGCCAGGCGTTCCAGTCCTCCTTCTCGGAGGTGCAGTACGACCGGGCGCGGACCCCGGTGACCCTGAACGGTCCCGTCGAAGTGGACGGGCCCTCGGGCGCGGTGTCCATCGATTTCAAGCTGGGCCCCGGCATCGGCCGGGGAGCCCTCCACTTCACCCCCGCCCTCCGGGGTCGGTTCGCCGCCACCCTCTGGGGGGAGCAGATCACGGGCACCCCCCCCGACGCCTGGCCCAACCTCTGGTGTGACAGAGCCATGGCCTATCAGGCCGTGGTCGCCTGGTACAACTCCTGGTACAGCCAGTACACGGTGATGAGCGGCGGGGGCGCCTCCTTCAGTCCGGGAACCTTCGATCTCCTGCTGAACGATTCCCACCGCCACAACCTGACGACGAATTTCACCCTGCCGGACGGCACCTCCAGTTCCATGATCGGGGATCCCCCAGCGGAGATGGTCGCGGACAGGGGCCGAGCCGTCCTCACGGCCTTCAATTATCCGTCCTCGACCCAGGTGTGCGGGCTCAATGCCCGGGGGGACGCCTATGATTTCAAGGTACCTTTCATCAAGGTGGGGGCGCGGGATGAATTGATCCTGGGCCTGGAGGACCCGGCCTTCCCCCTCATGAGCGAGGTGGACCAGAACAACGCGGATTGGGTGGCGGGCGATCCTTCCTTCTACCAGTACTTTCCCCGCAGGATCCTCGTCGTCACCGGCGAGGTGGCCGTGGAATACGTGTACGACTACCCCACGTACGCGAACGTATCCGTTCCCTTCCCACGGACGATCAACCACAGCTACGGGAAGGAGTACGCGCCCCTCCGGACCGGCCGCTATCAGGTCCGCCGGATCCTGGACCGGTTCGGGGAGGCCATCGAATTCAACCACAACCCGGCCGGCCAGAACAACGGGGTGGATTTCGATGCCACCTGGACCCGCAACGGAGAACCGATCGTCGCGGGGGAGCGGCTGGAGGTGCGCCTCCAGCCGGTGCCGACCGGCGCGCCGGTCTCCTTTCCGATCCTCCAGGATCCGCGGTTGAGCGCCTATCCCACCGAGCAGGGCACGGTCACGTTCACCTACGTGGGCGACGGCTTCGGGGGTCAGTCCCGCTACATCCTGGAGGGCACCACCAACATCGGCGGGACCATCAACGGTGGCATCCAGCCGGACCTGTTCCGGACGAACGTCCAGCCCCTTCGCCTGCGGCGGGAGGGCAGCGGCGTCGATGGCGACACCGGGGAGGACGTGACCTTCGGCTACCAGACCCGCGGCGCCCGCGAGGGCGAAGGGCTGCAGGTGGTGGAGGCGCAGACCCAGACCGCCGTCCCCGTCGCGGTGACCCAGCTGTACCAGGTCACCATGCCCGGGCGCACCGTGACCCTGACCTGGAAGGCCTATCCCTGGCGGAAGAACCTGTGCGGTTCCGATGTCTTCACCGGCTTCCTGCCCGCGCCGCCCTATGCCTACCCCCAGTATTTCTTCGGGGTGTCGGCCATCCAGGACAACAACCGGGTGACGACCCACACCCGGGTCGTGCCCACGCCCGACTTCAGCAGCGCCTCCAGTGGCGGCTGGGCGGACACCGCCTTCTACGACGCGATCACCCATCCGGACCAGTCCGTCACCCTGACCCTGTACACCGGGCCCATTCCCGGCACGACATCCGTGACCCCGGGCACCAGCAGCGACCAGGATCTGGTCCAGACCCTCGCCTTCCTGAAGCACCAGGTCCGGGAGATCCGGCATTATGCGCCGGGCACCGACTGGCAGTCGGACCTGGGCGTCGAGGCCGCCTCCAGCAGCGCCTTCTCCATCGAGCGCCTCGACCGGTTCACCTTCTGCAGGGTGGGCAATCCCACGGGCGCCCTCACCGTCGCCAGCATCCCCGATCTGGCCCGCAAGCAGAGTCTGAACAAGGACACGGGCGTCCTCCGGCTGGAGGAGAAACGCGATTGGGACGGCGGGAACCGTGGATGGAAAACCTTCGTGAACCGGGCCTACACCGCCCCGCTGTTCACCTTCGAGTGGGGCTACCCGGACCTGGCGCCGGCCGCGCCGCCCGCATCCTCCTTCGACCAGTCCACCACCAAGACCTACCAGTCCGACTGGCTGAACTGGTGGCCCGCCAGGTCAGCCACCGAATCGAAAACCGGGCAGCCGACCCGGACCCTCGTCTGGGAGGCCAGCGGAAACCTCCTCAGCTCCACCTTGGACGCCGGCGGGGGCTCCGTGACCACCGCCTTTACCTACCTCAGCGGCACCAACCGCCTGGGTTCGGTCACCCTTTCAGGCGCCGCTCCTGTCGGCGTGGGCCTGGGTCAGTCCGGCGACGTGGGCATCGATCAGTATGAGTATGACGCGCGGGGCTTCCTGACGTCCATCAAGCCTAAAGGCGTGGCGTGGACGCTCCGGCAGACCCAGGATGCCTTCGGCCGCCCCCTGAGCCAGACCCAGGCGGACGGGGTGACCCACGGCTACCAGTGGGACGCGGCTGGCCGTCTGAAGGCCATTCTCCCCGCCTCGTCTCTGGAGGCCCCCACCTCCATCACCTATGACGCCGACAACCTCGGGGCGACGGTCACCCGGGGTGCCCTGGGTCCCCAGAGCAAGGTCCGGTACAATGGATTCGGGGAACTGATCCTGGTCCAACGGGCCATGGGGACGGGCACTTGGTCCCACCAGCGGCTCGACTACGATGTGCTCGGCCGAAAGGTCACGGAGACCGTTTGGCTTCCCGGCAGCGGGAGCGAAACGGAGAGCACGGCCAGCGTGGCCGCCACTCGGTACGGCTTCGATGCCCACGGGAGGCCCAGCAGCCTGCTCGACCCCAATGGCGTGGCCACCGGAACCACCTACGCCGGGCTCTCCCGGATGGTCACCGTCGCGGGTGGCACCGCGGCCGAAAAAACCACGGAATTCGTCTCGGACCCCCTGGGTCGGACGGTCCTCATCAAGAACCTGTCCCAGGGCGACGACCAGACCCGCATGACCTTTGACGACGGCGGCCGGATCCTGGAGGTCGTCCAGAGCGGTGGAGGCCGGAGCCAGTCGCGGCAGTGGGCGTACGGCCCCCTCTACTGGCTGACGGCGCTGACCCAGCCGGAAAGCGGGACCACCCTGTACAGCCAGTTCACCGTCCAGGGGAAACCGGGGGCCACCACGTACGGGGTCCAAGGCCTGGAGGTGACCCGCGTCTACGATGCCCTCGGGCGCGTGGTCTCGGTGTCCTCGGCCGGCGTGGCTGGCGGACCTTCCAGTGTCCAGCAATCCTTCGCCTATGACCGCGACCCGGTCACAAGTGCAATCGTGCCCGGCAAGCTCCTGCGGGCCCAGGATGGGGCCATTTCCCAGGCCTACACCTACAATGCCGCGACGGGGTGGCTGGAGACCCTCGCCACGACCATCGAGGGGACCACCTACACCCAGGCCTTTGCCACGAACCCCTACGGCAACCGGATCGGCACGACTTTCCAGGGTCTGGAAGGCGAGGCTCCCCGGACCCTCGCGACCGCCTTCAACGATGCGCTCGGGCTGCCCATGGAGGTCCTGCACCGGATCGGGGAGGGGGCCTCGAAGCGGCTGGGATTCGTGAATTCCGTCGACCCCGTGACCGGGAATCCCCTCTCCCTGGTCTATGGCAGCCAGGGGGCCTCCTCCTTCTTCACCTGCCGGCCCGACCAGGTTGGGCTGACCTCCATCAGCCATTACGTGGGAGGAAATGCCTCCCCGTACCGCCAGTGGACGTACACCTACGACCTGGCGGGCCGGCTCACGGGGGATGGGGAGAATACCTATGGGTACGACGCCCTGGACCGCCTGGTCTCCGCGACGGTCCCCGTGCCGCACGGCGTGACCCTCACGCAGACCTTTGCCTACGATGCCTTCGGTAACATGACCAAGAGCCAGACCGATAGCTCCTCGGCGGCCGCCATGCCCTGGATCAACAATTTCCTGTTCACGGGGGCGGAACTCGACCATCTGGCGAATACCAACCAGTTGCCCGGCGGAGCCATTGGTGTGCCGACGGGCGCCACCTATGATGCCTACGGGAACCTGATCCAGATCTACGCCAAGGCCGGTTCCTCCGGATACCCCTCCCTGAACCTCGCGTACGATGCCCTGGGCCGGGTGGTCCGCATGGTCTACCAGGAGACGGCCGCGAGCGTGCCCCAGGTAGAGGAGTACGCCTATGGAGCCGATGGCCTGCGGGCCTGGATCCGGACCCTGACGGGCGGGGTCCTTTCGACGATCAAGCACAAGGTCTATAACGATAAGCGTCAGCTCGTTTCGGAGTACGAAGCGCAATACGCCCCCTGATCTACCGTCCGGTGTCTGGCAGGCCATCCCTCCGAAACTCAAGCGAGCAGCCATGTTGAACCTCTTCCTTCGCGCCGCAGCCCTCCTCCTCGCCGTCACCCTCGTCCCGGCCCAGGCCCAGACCGGGTCGACGGCTGTCACCCCACCCAAGAAAGCCCTGGCCGCGGGGGCGGGGGGAACCGAGCCCTCCAACGCGCGGATCCTGCTGCCGGCCACGTCCCCCTTCCTGGCCACCGCAGGGGTGCCGGTCGAGTTCAGTGGCGACCTGAACGGTGGGCGATCCCCGAAGTGGACGTTGAACGGCGTCCAGATCGCCACGGGTCTGGGTCCCTTCACCTACACCTTCAGCGCCGCCGGGACGTACACCGTCAACTTCGTGGTCCTTCCGGACAGCGTCTACGCCGGCAGCACCGCATCCGTGGTCGTGCAGGTGATGGCCGCCCAGACCAGGCCGGCCATCTCCGCCTTCACCGCCTCGCCGGCCAGCGTGCCCTTTGGTGGCACCAGCACCCTGGCCTGGTCCACGAGCGGAGGGACGAGTTACACCCTGAGCCCGGGCGGAGGGGTCTCGACCCCCTCCGGGTCCCTTGGGGTGCAGCCCACGGCCACCACCACGTACACCCTCTCGGTCACCAACGGGGTGGGCACCACCCAGGCCACTGCGACCGTCGTGGTCTCCCCCGTGACGGTGACCATCTCGCCCAAGCCCGCCGGGACCTCCGTGGCCGCCGGCAGCGTGAACACCTTCTATGCGACCCTGGCGGGGGTGGGAGGCAGTGCCTCGCAGCAGATCGCCTGGACCGCCTCCGGGGGATCGCCCACCTCGTTCACCGGGCCCGCCTTCACGTGGACCGCGCCCGCGACCGGAACCCCGGTGACCATCACCGCCGCCAGCGTCGCGAACCCCGCGGCGTCCGACAGCTTCACCCTGAACGCAGTACCCCCGGCCACCGTCGCGCTGACCACGCTCCGGGCGGCGATCAATCAGGGCGAGAGCACCGTGCTGAACTGGTCCGTCTCCGGTGCGTCCGCCCAGACCCTGAACGGGGAGCCCGTTGAAGCCAACGGGAGCAGATCGGTCAGCCCCACGACCACGACCACCTATGTCCTGGCCGCCACCAACGCGATGCAGGTCCAGACCGTCCAGACCCTGACCGTGAAGGTGATGGGGATCCTGGGCTGGAAGCGCGACATCGTCTACCTCGGGACGCGCGAAGTGGGTGTCGTCGAAAACAATGGCACCCTGCACACCACCCTCGTGGACAGCCTCGGAAGCCCCCGCTTCGAGGTCAACGAGGCCGGCACCGTGGAAGGCGAGCAGAAGTACCTGCCCTTCGGCATGCTCGCCTGGCCAGGGGAGAAACTGGAAACCGGCAAGGGGTTCACGGGGCACGAGCAGACCGATCCGTCGGGGCTCATCTACATGCAGGCTAGGTTCTACCTGCCCATGTATGGACGCTTCGCCAGCCCCGAACCGGCTAGAGATCAGCACTTCGAAGAGACGCAGTCCTGGAACATCTACAGCTACGTGCGGAACAATCCCATTACGCATACAGACCCAACCGGGATGTTTGATGATGGCGTTGCCGAAGCACTGGCAACTGCCCACGAAAGGATTGGAGAACGGTTCGGTCCTGAAGCATCGAGGCAATTCAACAATGGTGCAGGGACCGCATACGCTGCCGGTGCTGCAGCGACGGTTGCACCTTATGCGGCAGCAGAAGCTGGTGCAGGCACAGCCCTAGCGGCAGGTGGTAGATGGCTCGCTGGTCGTGGGAGAGCTATTGGTGCTGGATTAACATTCGCGGGGAACTACTTAATAGAAAAGTCCGGGCATGTTAAGGATGCCGTCCTTCGGGGGGCGGGGGCGGCCAAGGACGGCCTCTCTAATCTCCTATCTCGTGGCAGTGGGGCAAGCTTTGACTGGAACCGAGCCGGCCATATTTTTAGAGATGCAGAAGGGCATGTGAACCCTACAACCAAGGCTGGGCAGGAAGCAGCAGCCGCAATGTTCCAAGGTGTTACCCAGAACAGCAGGAACTTGGTTGATTCTGCTCAAGCCGTTCAAAGAGGACTGATGACTGCTGACGCGGCAAAGAATGGAGTTCAGGCATTCGTGCAGAATACGCAACAGGGTTAGGTTTGGGTTCTAACGAGGGCAGATAAGATTATTAATGCCGGCGTTAATGCGATTAAGGAAAAAAGATGAATC
Encoded here:
- a CDS encoding 4Fe-4S binding protein gives rise to the protein MKPFPWRHAVQAAFLGLCAWIGVEFHLFMTWCADPANAAYVPHPPGAEAFLPISALLSLKYWILTGRICELHPAGFFVFVAVLLVALLLRKAFCAWICPVGTLGELLERLGARILPRRFAPPRWVDLPLRGLKYLLLAFFAWTTLRMDLPALGAFLYSPFNAAADLRMYGFFAHISPTTFTVIALLALLGLAVENAWCRYLCPYGALLGLLAFASPLKIRREAATCTGCRKCTRACPARIQVHAVRTVRTDDCSACYRCVAACPEKATLRMNAPGGRAVPTWLFAVLVLALFGGVTGFAMATGQWRTVITPQDYRQLYLEDR
- the icmF gene encoding fused isobutyryl-CoA mutase/GTPase IcmF translates to MKGTDQPIRIITAAALFDGHDAAINLVRRLLVAQGAQVVHLGHNRGVDEIVKAAVEEDADAVCVSSYQGGHVDFFTYLARRLREAGAGHVRVFGGGGGVILPAEAAALEAAGVEKIYTPDDGMRLGVDGMIADLLGRARSPEPRPRPAAAWSDRPGLARALGAALDGGEPPAPGSRCPVIGFTGTGGAGKSSLVDELVRRLLLDHPDLRVAVLAIDPTRKASGGALLGDRLRMGTASDPRVFFRSVAGGPDLAARVRAGAAVLQAAGASLVLVETSGIGQADTEITEMSDLPVYVMTSDFGAGTQLEKINMLDFARLVVVNKFEDKRSEDALHAVRRQVRRNRGLPAQVPDEALPVYGTVAGHFDDPGVDRLYLDLLARLREDHGLPLASALPDPGPLAFSSDRAAPIVPFGRARYLQEIVSAVRAYHRDTEALAAKADRLQALETAAAEVPEAAAAAARARADLGPEGERLLARWEALKAAYGGDAFTYAVRDREVKVPLTVTSLAGTPVRKVELPATDRYGDLVRFLRLENVPGSFPFTAGVFPFRRTDEDPKRQFAGEGGPERTNRRFHFLCQGDASRRLSTAFDSVTLYGEDPHERPDIYGKIGESGVSVATLDDMKRLFQGFDLCDPATSVSMTINGPAPVILAMFFNAAVDQQLEKRRAEGPLTPVEEAQVREASLAALRGTVQADILKEDQAQNTCIFSIEFALKMMGDVQDFIVRNRMRNYYSVSVSGYHIAEAGANPVTQLAFTLANGFTLVEYYLSRGMAIDDIAPSLSFFFSSGLDPEYSVLGRVARRIWAVALRDVYGARERNQKLKYHIQTSGRSLHLKEMKFNDIRTTLQALTALLDNCNSLHTNAYDEALTTPTEESVRIAMAIQLILTREWGVYWSENALQGSHFFERLTARVEEAVLEEFLALDARGGVLRAMETQYQRYRIQEQSLLYETRKHSGELPVVGVNTFVRDAEEAQAQPISRASAEEKDARLASLRAFQARHREAAGPALDRLRDQIRRGANVFDVLMDTVRVASLGQITSVLYEMGGKYRRSM
- a CDS encoding MFS transporter, translating into MTSQRPTPGTAPAFPSSFWTANGTELFERAAYYAMASFVVLYLGQLGFGAYWPSFLNSSVLWFLVYFLPILSGSLADQYGFKRSLLVAFVLLAVAYFLMGWPVWFGGARLSPTLSAEVTVGWRTAVPIIAGVVMIGLGGSIVKPCIAGTVQKTAGARKTLGFGIFYMIINVGSLVGRGVAFYFRRRFDLSAIFAVSMAAAVVAFFVVLVVFKDPDVEMGNTARKPSRPLGDILAGMFKVLANGRFTMFLVVSSGFYFIYNQVYNLLPLYVKRTVELSPAMDLYTMANPLVIVCFQMLITLTFGKLAPIKSIVVGTVIIGLSMLINLVPVFAAGGVSASVAGLVPMGSLFIVLTVALIAFGELFASSRLYEYIGSLAPKGQEGLFLGYANIPMAVGALIGGPAGAYLFNGIMCRGAEKLPNGLLRLDPRAATTGWVILAAIGLCSAASMYAYNLWLRRQEA
- a CDS encoding alpha/beta fold hydrolase yields the protein MIPVPSLPSETFALQACGRRLRARRLLPPEARPDAPTLVFLHEALGSVTQWRDFPDALAGALGWPALVYDRYGHGGAEPRTRPQTRADFDAEPEVALPAVLDACGIARPVLVGHSDGGTFALRFAARFPDRPLGVLTLAAHVFVEEVTRTGVATALKAYREGGLRRGLARHHGAGLDAMFEGWAGLWLSEAHRGWSIVEEQRAVRAPVLALQGAADPYGTPAQVAAIAAATGGRGTLLPACAHAPHLEARTAVLAEALPFLRALGP